A genomic window from Treponema maltophilum ATCC 51939 includes:
- a CDS encoding carbohydrate ABC transporter permease → MQKQRIDSLYPNYFAFPALIIYTVFFVMPILAAFVLSFTDWHIMRLFSPNFIGFENFIYLFKDTNFILALKNTFIFAFFTMVFKVLFGLLLALALVKPLKTKNILRTIFYLPAVLSIVIAGVLFQALFKSNGFLNTFLTAIGLERWATDWIGNPKTALFTTIVVEIWRWSGFTMAILIAGLQNISADYYESAQIDGASSWQRFLYITLPLLRPALTITIVMHTIGGLKVFEQVFVITAGGPGFASQVLGTYIFTAFAQGRFGRSTAMGLILFLLVFAVSYTVNTLLKRKEVEA, encoded by the coding sequence GTGCAGAAACAGCGAATCGATTCTTTGTATCCGAACTATTTTGCTTTTCCCGCATTGATTATCTATACCGTTTTTTTTGTTATGCCGATTTTGGCCGCCTTTGTGCTGTCTTTTACGGATTGGCATATCATGCGCTTGTTTTCTCCGAATTTTATCGGATTTGAAAATTTTATTTATTTATTTAAAGACACGAATTTTATTTTGGCATTAAAGAATACGTTTATCTTCGCATTTTTTACCATGGTATTTAAAGTTCTGTTCGGCTTATTGCTTGCTCTCGCCTTGGTAAAGCCGCTGAAAACAAAAAATATACTACGTACGATTTTTTATCTGCCGGCGGTATTGAGTATCGTAATTGCGGGCGTGTTGTTTCAGGCATTGTTTAAAAGCAACGGATTTTTAAATACGTTTTTAACGGCAATCGGCTTGGAACGCTGGGCTACGGACTGGATCGGCAATCCCAAAACCGCGCTGTTTACCACCATTGTGGTTGAAATATGGCGGTGGAGCGGCTTTACGATGGCAATCCTTATTGCGGGCTTGCAAAACATCTCCGCCGATTATTACGAATCCGCACAAATAGACGGTGCATCTTCCTGGCAGCGATTTCTTTATATTACGCTGCCCCTTTTACGGCCGGCTTTAACCATTACGATTGTTATGCATACGATAGGCGGCTTGAAAGTTTTCGAACAGGTATTTGTTATTACGGCGGGAGGACCGGGTTTTGCTTCTCAAGTATTGGGAACCTATATCTTTACGGCCTTTGCGCAGGGACGCTTCGGTCGGTCGACGGCAATGGGTTTGATACTTTTCCTTTTGGTTTTTGCCGTTTCTTACACCGTTAATACCCTGCTTAAACGAAAGGAGGTGGAAGCATGA
- a CDS encoding restriction endonuclease subunit S, producing the protein MKYKLSDICTFTDERIVVTDLDLNNYISTENMLQNKEGVIRSARLPTVNQIQAYQPGDVLISNIRPYFKKIWYADRSGGCSNDILILRAKENTYPGFLYYLLSDNAFFNYATATAKGTKMPRGDKDAIMKYEVPNLPIGIQIKIADILSALDAQISNNKAINNHLEQIAQAIFKSWFVDNASNNWKSVKLGTVIQEIRTKVKNQYLPVLSAVRTGNLVLSEEFFTKQVYSKDIGRYIVVEPNDFAYNPARVNIGSIGINTFGFAGCVSPVYIVFRSEPEYHNFFRFFLKLPNFQEELRIRASGSVRQSLSYDNFALIQISYPPIDFVRKFNCYYTDIQTTLGQLKLETACLAAIRDTLLPRLMSGKLSVTDLEDAK; encoded by the coding sequence ATGAAATATAAACTTTCCGATATTTGTACTTTTACTGATGAGCGAATTGTTGTCACCGATTTGGATTTAAATAATTATATTTCTACGGAAAATATGCTTCAGAATAAAGAAGGCGTTATTCGTTCGGCCCGATTACCGACCGTCAATCAAATACAAGCCTATCAACCGGGAGACGTGCTGATTTCCAATATCAGACCATATTTTAAAAAGATATGGTATGCCGACCGCAGCGGCGGATGTTCAAATGACATACTGATATTGCGGGCAAAGGAAAATACGTATCCCGGATTTCTTTATTATTTACTTTCGGATAATGCTTTTTTTAATTACGCTACAGCCACGGCAAAGGGAACAAAAATGCCGCGCGGCGATAAAGATGCAATAATGAAGTATGAAGTTCCCAATCTACCGATTGGTATACAAATTAAAATTGCGGATATACTATCCGCATTGGATGCTCAAATTTCCAACAATAAAGCGATAAACAATCATTTAGAGCAGATAGCGCAGGCGATTTTTAAATCGTGGTTTGTGGATAATGCCTCCAATAACTGGAAAAGCGTTAAGCTCGGTACTGTTATCCAAGAAATCCGAACAAAGGTCAAGAATCAATATTTGCCAGTATTATCTGCGGTAAGAACAGGTAATCTTGTGCTTTCAGAAGAGTTCTTTACGAAACAGGTTTATAGTAAAGATATTGGCAGATATATTGTTGTCGAGCCTAATGACTTTGCTTACAATCCCGCCCGCGTCAATATCGGATCGATTGGGATAAACACCTTTGGTTTTGCAGGGTGCGTTAGCCCTGTTTATATTGTTTTCCGTTCTGAACCTGAATACCACAATTTTTTTCGATTCTTCTTAAAATTGCCAAATTTTCAAGAAGAATTACGTATACGAGCATCCGGGTCAGTTAGACAATCATTGAGCTATGATAATTTTGCACTTATTCAAATATCATATCCTCCAATTGATTTTGTGCGAAAGTTTAATTGTTACTACACGGATATACAGACAACGCTCGGACAGCTTAAACTTGAAACCGCCTGTCTCGCAGCAATTCGCGATACTCTCTTACCCCGTCTAATGTCCGGTAAATTATCGGTAACCGACCTCGAGGATGCTAAATGA
- a CDS encoding ABC transporter substrate-binding protein, with product MKKIALGLCVFCMAFGLPFANGEKEGGGKTKNVEISFMLSQAKWKDVFTDMAEQIKKDTGYVIEFQVVPDDQYYPLLKTKLTTGEVPDVFMYNVPMNNVDLNTVNNTVDLGNEPWVSRLSNPNILKDPIDGKIYAMPFESSSFFGPVYYNKKVFRRLNISETQPKTYEEFLNVLRKIKKQGNGVIPVYMCEKDSWTTQVFTTLGFGVALSDKKEVWNKLLQNKIKWSDVPEFRTILNDFMKIYNEGLVNADHLSATYDMAKEAVAEGRAAMLFNGEWALSDIESKYPDADMGAWIIPFMDKNLMGTGAYVQGLFIPKRGNVAAAKKLLEIWAQPKYQALYWAAHPGFPGFKDVDGGAVPKAVDTLVKTYILTGKYAYQMNDMVPITAPIQPELWKYYVEMTAGMKTPEQVLKAWDVLYSDYMKARKEPGF from the coding sequence ATGAAGAAAATTGCGTTGGGATTATGTGTGTTTTGCATGGCGTTCGGTTTGCCGTTTGCGAACGGCGAAAAAGAAGGCGGCGGCAAAACGAAAAACGTCGAGATTTCTTTTATGTTGTCGCAGGCAAAATGGAAAGATGTCTTTACCGATATGGCCGAACAAATAAAAAAAGACACGGGGTATGTTATTGAATTTCAAGTTGTACCGGATGACCAGTATTATCCGCTTTTAAAAACGAAACTCACGACAGGCGAAGTTCCCGATGTTTTTATGTACAACGTTCCAATGAACAATGTCGATTTGAATACGGTAAATAATACCGTTGATCTCGGAAATGAACCATGGGTTTCGAGGCTTTCAAACCCGAACATTTTAAAAGATCCCATCGACGGAAAGATTTATGCAATGCCGTTTGAATCTTCAAGTTTTTTCGGTCCCGTATATTACAACAAAAAAGTGTTCCGCCGGCTCAATATTTCCGAAACGCAACCGAAAACATACGAAGAGTTTCTTAACGTTTTGCGAAAGATCAAAAAACAAGGAAATGGCGTTATTCCCGTTTACATGTGTGAAAAAGATTCGTGGACTACGCAGGTTTTTACGACTTTGGGCTTCGGCGTCGCCTTGTCGGATAAAAAAGAGGTATGGAATAAATTACTCCAAAATAAAATAAAATGGAGCGACGTTCCCGAATTCCGCACGATACTTAACGATTTTATGAAAATATACAACGAAGGCTTGGTTAATGCCGACCATCTTTCCGCCACATATGACATGGCAAAAGAAGCCGTGGCTGAAGGCCGCGCGGCGATGCTGTTTAACGGCGAATGGGCTTTATCGGATATAGAGAGCAAATATCCCGATGCGGATATGGGCGCATGGATTATTCCTTTTATGGATAAAAATCTTATGGGAACAGGCGCTTATGTGCAGGGGCTGTTTATTCCGAAACGCGGCAATGTCGCAGCTGCAAAAAAATTATTGGAAATATGGGCGCAACCGAAGTATCAGGCTTTGTATTGGGCGGCTCATCCGGGATTCCCGGGTTTCAAAGATGTTGACGGCGGTGCCGTGCCCAAGGCAGTCGATACGCTGGTAAAAACCTATATTTTAACGGGAAAGTACGCATATCAAATGAACGATATGGTTCCCATAACCGCACCGATTCAACCGGAATTATGGAAGTATTACGTTGAAATGACGGCCGGGATGAAAACACCCGAACAAGTGCTTAAAGCATGGGATGTTTTATACAGCGATTATATGAAGGCACGTAAAGAACCCGGTTTTTAA
- a CDS encoding carbohydrate ABC transporter permease, translating to MKTKPGHKKHISLLILEICMILLSLLIIIPLLIMIFGSLKTAARAAQFSLAFPTEMLFSNYAYVIKKANIFRAAMNSIVVTFFAVAICIFCSAMVSFLAARKINRFTKFLNTYFLAGLIAPVQIITTFGLLQLLHLNGTYVGVILVFAAIQMSWGVFMFTGFIGTVPRELDEAAFIDGYPPMKVFFSIIFPLLKPIVVTTVVMLAIFIWNDFQIPLYFFNTAKCWTLPLTVYNFFGRYFNYWNYVFANLVLVALPVTILYLFGQKYVIDGMTAGAVKG from the coding sequence ATGAAAACAAAACCCGGGCATAAAAAACATATTTCACTGCTCATACTGGAAATATGTATGATTTTGCTGTCGCTGTTGATTATTATTCCGCTGTTGATTATGATTTTCGGCTCTCTTAAAACCGCCGCCCGCGCAGCCCAGTTTTCGTTGGCTTTTCCGACGGAAATGCTGTTTTCGAATTATGCGTATGTTATAAAAAAAGCGAATATATTCCGTGCGGCAATGAACAGCATCGTCGTAACCTTTTTTGCCGTTGCAATCTGTATTTTTTGTTCGGCGATGGTATCTTTTTTGGCGGCACGAAAAATCAATCGTTTTACGAAATTTTTGAACACATATTTTCTTGCAGGCCTCATCGCGCCCGTTCAGATTATCACAACCTTCGGCTTACTGCAGCTTCTGCATTTAAACGGAACTTATGTCGGTGTTATTTTGGTTTTTGCCGCCATACAAATGTCGTGGGGTGTTTTTATGTTTACCGGTTTTATCGGAACCGTTCCGCGGGAATTGGATGAAGCGGCTTTTATTGACGGCTATCCGCCGATGAAAGTGTTTTTCTCAATTATATTTCCTTTGCTTAAACCTATCGTCGTTACAACCGTTGTTATGCTTGCCATATTTATTTGGAACGATTTTCAAATCCCGCTGTATTTTTTCAATACGGCAAAGTGTTGGACGCTGCCGCTGACTGTGTATAACTTTTTCGGCAGATACTTTAACTATTGGAATTATGTATTTGCAAACCTTGTGCTGGTAGCGCTTCCCGTTACGATTTTATATTTGTTCGGACAAAAGTACGTCATAGACGGAATGACGGCCGGCGCCGTAAAAGGTTAA
- a CDS encoding ABC transporter substrate-binding protein, whose product MKKIALGLCVFCLAFGLPFANGEKEGGGKTKTVELSMMIPQGSWRDVYADMAAAVKADTGYSVEFQVIPDDQFYPLLQTKLATGEVPDLVKHNIPTNNTEMSANQTMVDLSNEPWVSRLVNPNILKDPQSGKIFALPIESSSFFGGIYYNKAVLKKLGISEKQPATWNDLLNVLRKIKQSGTGIIPVVCSEKDSWTTQVFTTLGFPVAVAKKPQVWNQLLTNKIKWSQVPEFKTILDRYTMLFKEGLVNDNHLSFSYDMAKEAVATGKAAMMINGEWVVSDMMAKWPGVEIGYWNIPFTDNCDIIATGSYVGGFFVPKKGNAKEGVKFLEIWSRPKYQNMYFTAHPGFSGLNDVKGGPVPQCVQDIVDTYIKTGKYVYEMNAMVNVASPILPELWKYYVEMTAGIKTPEQVLKAWDVLYSDYMKARKESGF is encoded by the coding sequence ATGAAGAAAATTGCGTTGGGATTATGTGTGTTTTGCCTGGCATTCGGTTTACCGTTCGCGAACGGAGAAAAAGAAGGCGGCGGCAAAACGAAAACGGTGGAATTGTCCATGATGATTCCGCAGGGAAGTTGGCGCGATGTGTATGCGGATATGGCTGCAGCGGTTAAAGCGGATACCGGCTATTCGGTAGAATTTCAAGTGATACCCGATGACCAATTTTATCCGCTGCTTCAGACCAAATTGGCTACGGGTGAAGTTCCCGATTTGGTAAAACATAACATACCCACAAACAACACCGAAATGAGTGCGAACCAAACAATGGTGGACTTGAGCAACGAGCCGTGGGTATCGCGCTTGGTAAACCCGAATATTTTAAAGGATCCGCAAAGCGGTAAAATCTTTGCTTTGCCCATAGAATCGTCCAGTTTTTTCGGCGGTATTTACTATAACAAAGCCGTGCTTAAAAAGTTGGGAATTTCGGAAAAACAACCCGCAACATGGAACGACCTGCTCAATGTTTTAAGAAAAATTAAGCAAAGCGGAACGGGAATCATCCCCGTTGTCTGTTCCGAAAAAGACAGCTGGACAACGCAGGTGTTTACGACACTGGGTTTTCCCGTTGCCGTTGCGAAAAAGCCGCAGGTTTGGAATCAGCTGCTTACGAATAAAATCAAATGGTCGCAAGTTCCCGAATTTAAAACTATCCTTGATCGCTATACCATGTTATTCAAAGAAGGACTGGTAAACGACAACCACTTATCTTTTTCGTACGACATGGCAAAGGAAGCCGTTGCAACAGGGAAGGCCGCAATGATGATCAACGGCGAATGGGTCGTTTCGGATATGATGGCCAAATGGCCCGGCGTTGAAATCGGTTATTGGAATATCCCGTTTACGGATAACTGCGATATCATTGCTACGGGAAGCTATGTCGGCGGCTTTTTTGTTCCGAAAAAAGGCAACGCAAAAGAAGGGGTAAAATTTCTTGAAATTTGGTCGCGGCCGAAGTATCAAAATATGTATTTTACCGCGCACCCCGGATTTTCCGGTTTGAACGATGTGAAAGGCGGTCCCGTTCCTCAGTGTGTGCAGGATATTGTGGATACGTATATCAAAACGGGTAAGTACGTGTACGAGATGAACGCGATGGTAAACGTGGCCTCTCCGATTTTACCGGAATTGTGGAAGTATTACGTTGAAATGACAGCCGGAATAAAAACTCCGGAACAAGTGCTTAAAGCCTGGGATGTTTTATACAGCGATTATATGAAGGCGCGTAAAGAAAGCGGGTTTTAA
- a CDS encoding sensor histidine kinase yields MKKIKLRKKIFILYTVLLCCSAALVFALLYRYTVRILTNKYTDSVADIVRRTTRQTETLLLDLDRTALFCVTNPVITGFLSHTLSYDQLNAAEQNLLNKTLITIVLPASRPLLRTSLYNDKGKYLSFGIPDDIDTVKRNFASNFFAKNITGKIFLDKANISLPHPDFWGKNRDRLFISISRIIMDVYGFKESGIVEIQLPFEEIIKILDSPTTADVEKLIFNDNFLTVYSEHKNDEGFYKKIIGHISSCAEQSGMFKTKNGHASYIVFFAKAPSVGWTTVFIDDTSVLKKLIRHISFTFLVLTVMLIVIFAYITFFTAKKLTQPLELAIKKIGDTTTALSEPAAFTDLKAEDDESSFISSTFNRLFEKLQDSISEKNTAKTEELKAHFIALQSQIDPHFLYNMLAVISACSREKNNALVIKICSELSAMFRYITVFNKPIVALQDEIRHTENYLSLMKIRFGEQVDIRIDTEEGMESEKIKVPRLILQPLVENCFAHAFKRTEPPWKVYIRLYRTGDFWHCTVEDNGCGIEEKKLFEIFYTISEFLIDPAQHIEEVRIGGMGLINTGVRLKMFVGMQAVFEIHKSVLGGTEVHIGGTVHDPRICC; encoded by the coding sequence GTGAAAAAAATAAAACTGCGCAAAAAAATATTCATTCTCTATACGGTACTGTTATGCTGTTCGGCCGCGCTCGTGTTTGCCCTACTCTACAGATATACCGTACGAATTTTGACGAACAAATATACCGACAGCGTTGCCGATATCGTCCGGCGTACAACGCGACAAACGGAAACCCTGCTGCTCGATCTCGACCGCACGGCGCTTTTTTGCGTAACCAATCCCGTTATTACCGGGTTTCTCTCCCACACGCTGAGCTATGATCAGTTAAACGCGGCCGAGCAAAATCTTTTAAATAAAACGCTTATAACTATTGTGCTGCCGGCATCGCGTCCGCTGCTTCGGACGAGTCTTTACAATGACAAGGGCAAATATCTTTCGTTCGGGATTCCCGACGATATCGATACCGTTAAACGTAATTTCGCTTCGAATTTTTTTGCAAAAAACATAACCGGAAAAATCTTTTTGGACAAAGCAAACATATCGCTGCCTCATCCGGATTTTTGGGGTAAAAATCGGGACAGACTTTTTATCAGCATTTCCAGAATTATCATGGATGTATACGGATTTAAAGAATCGGGGATTGTCGAAATTCAGCTTCCGTTTGAAGAGATCATAAAAATTTTAGACAGTCCGACGACCGCGGATGTCGAAAAACTCATCTTTAACGATAATTTTTTAACGGTATATTCCGAGCATAAAAACGATGAAGGTTTTTATAAAAAAATAATCGGACATATTTCCTCTTGCGCCGAACAGAGCGGCATGTTTAAAACAAAAAACGGGCACGCTTCTTATATCGTTTTTTTTGCCAAAGCGCCGTCGGTCGGCTGGACAACGGTTTTTATAGACGATACGTCCGTGCTGAAAAAACTTATACGTCATATAAGCTTTACCTTTTTAGTGCTTACGGTAATGCTTATTGTTATTTTCGCTTACATTACTTTTTTTACCGCAAAAAAATTAACGCAGCCGCTTGAACTCGCCATAAAGAAAATCGGCGACACGACCACGGCTCTTTCGGAACCGGCTGCTTTTACGGATTTAAAAGCGGAAGATGACGAATCAAGTTTTATATCGTCGACCTTTAACCGCCTGTTCGAAAAATTACAGGACTCCATAAGCGAAAAAAACACGGCAAAAACCGAAGAGCTGAAAGCGCATTTTATCGCATTGCAATCGCAAATCGATCCGCATTTTTTATACAATATGCTTGCGGTTATAAGCGCGTGCAGCAGGGAAAAAAACAATGCGCTTGTTATAAAAATCTGCAGCGAGCTTTCGGCAATGTTCCGGTACATCACCGTTTTTAACAAACCGATCGTTGCTTTGCAGGATGAAATCCGGCATACCGAAAACTATCTTTCACTTATGAAAATACGGTTCGGGGAACAAGTCGATATCCGCATCGACACGGAAGAAGGAATGGAAAGCGAAAAGATTAAAGTTCCGCGGCTCATACTGCAGCCCTTGGTCGAAAACTGCTTTGCGCACGCTTTTAAAAGAACCGAACCGCCGTGGAAAGTATACATTCGTTTGTACCGTACCGGCGATTTTTGGCACTGCACCGTCGAAGACAACGGCTGCGGCATCGAAGAAAAAAAACTGTTTGAGATTTTTTATACCATCAGCGAATTTCTCATTGACCCGGCGCAGCATATAGAAGAAGTGCGCATCGGCGGCATGGGCTTGATAAATACGGGAGTACGGCTTAAAATGTTTGTCGGAATGCAGGCCGTTTTCGAAATACATAAAAGCGTTTTAGGCGGCACCGAAGTTCATATCGGAGGGACGGTACATGATCCGCGTATTTGTTGCTGA
- a CDS encoding type I restriction-modification system subunit M, protein MAKGNKNNTATIGFEQQIWAAADILRGNMDAGLYKHVVLGLIFLKFISDKFDARRQELLAADDDAEDKDAYTEVNVFFVPPSARWSVISETAHKEEIGTVIDDAMRAIEKENKRLKDILPKNYARSELDKRRLGNVVDLFTNVQMAEHGTDKDILGRTYEYCLAKFAEQEGKRAGEFYTPACVVRTLVEVLQPFKGRVYDPCCGSGGMFVQSADFVKHHSGNINNLSIFGQDANPTTRKMALMNLAIRGIEADLGDYNADTFHHDLHKTLKADFILANPPFNLSDWNDGSLNDDPRWKFGLPPSGNANFAWLQHMISHLSPNGKIGMVLANGSLSSQTGGEGEIRKRIIEDDLVEGIIAMPTQLFYTTQIPVSLWFINRNKKQKGKTLFIDARKMGTMVSRRLRELTAEDIGRINAAFQAFNAGTLENVQGFCSAVTTAEIANQNYILTPGRYVGIEAQEDDGEPFEEKMTRLTGELSELFKRSGELEDEIRKKLGALGYEI, encoded by the coding sequence ATGGCTAAAGGAAACAAAAACAATACGGCGACTATCGGTTTCGAACAACAGATTTGGGCTGCTGCCGATATTTTGCGCGGCAATATGGATGCGGGACTCTATAAGCATGTCGTTCTCGGGCTCATCTTTTTGAAATTCATCTCGGATAAATTCGATGCACGGCGGCAAGAGTTGCTTGCGGCCGACGACGATGCGGAAGATAAAGACGCCTACACCGAGGTGAACGTATTCTTCGTGCCGCCGTCGGCACGCTGGAGCGTTATTTCCGAAACGGCACATAAAGAGGAAATCGGCACGGTTATTGATGATGCAATGCGAGCAATTGAAAAAGAAAACAAACGGCTGAAAGATATCCTTCCCAAAAATTATGCCCGCAGCGAATTGGATAAGCGGCGTTTGGGAAACGTGGTAGACTTGTTCACCAATGTTCAAATGGCCGAACACGGCACCGATAAAGATATTTTAGGCCGTACCTATGAATATTGCCTTGCAAAATTCGCCGAGCAGGAAGGTAAACGAGCGGGGGAATTTTACACGCCGGCTTGTGTAGTACGGACACTCGTTGAAGTGTTGCAGCCGTTTAAAGGACGCGTATACGATCCGTGTTGCGGTTCCGGCGGGATGTTCGTACAGTCCGCCGATTTTGTAAAACATCACTCCGGTAATATCAACAACCTCTCAATCTTCGGACAGGACGCCAATCCGACTACGCGCAAAATGGCATTGATGAATCTCGCTATCCGAGGAATCGAAGCCGACCTCGGCGATTACAATGCCGATACATTCCACCACGACTTGCATAAGACGCTTAAAGCGGATTTTATCCTCGCCAATCCGCCTTTCAATCTTTCGGATTGGAACGACGGCAGTTTAAACGATGATCCGCGCTGGAAGTTCGGTTTGCCGCCTTCCGGAAACGCCAATTTCGCGTGGCTCCAGCATATGATTTCACATCTTTCACCGAACGGAAAAATCGGCATGGTGCTTGCCAACGGTTCGCTTTCTTCCCAAACAGGCGGGGAAGGTGAGATTCGCAAAAGAATAATTGAAGACGATCTCGTAGAGGGCATTATTGCTATGCCTACACAACTGTTTTATACGACGCAGATTCCGGTATCGCTTTGGTTTATCAACCGTAACAAAAAACAAAAAGGAAAGACACTGTTCATCGACGCTCGCAAAATGGGAACGATGGTCAGCCGGCGTCTGCGCGAATTAACCGCTGAAGATATCGGCAGGATAAACGCTGCCTTTCAAGCTTTTAATGCCGGGACACTTGAAAATGTACAAGGTTTTTGTTCCGCCGTCACTACTGCCGAAATAGCTAATCAGAATTATATCCTTACCCCGGGACGCTATGTAGGTATCGAAGCCCAAGAAGATGACGGCGAGCCGTTTGAAGAAAAGATGACACGATTGACCGGTGAGCTCTCGGAGTTGTTCAAACGTTCAGGCGAATTGGAAGATGAAATCCGTAAAAAACTGGGAGCGCTCGGGTATGAAATATAA
- a CDS encoding response regulator transcription factor yields the protein MIRVFVAEDEPLILRDISDLIPKLNKNFSVAKSCTNGKQVLQALNDEIPDVLITDIQMPLITGLELIEHIVAEKLPIICVILTSYKEFDYAQKAVGLSVYRYLLKPVDEGELSAVLHEIEKETASIEYKNRRRECLSLQKGKGEYANKKLIYAIEKYILEHLHENINQQSLADNFKYTAAYISRVFKKHTGLSPTQYLIRARIDKMKVLLKQNPSLSVKTITSLIGIEDPLYVSKLFKKETGMSVSEYKNTCKI from the coding sequence ATGATCCGCGTATTTGTTGCTGAAGACGAACCGCTTATTTTACGCGACATATCGGATCTTATACCGAAACTGAACAAGAATTTTTCGGTTGCAAAAAGTTGCACGAACGGTAAACAAGTGCTGCAAGCGCTGAATGACGAAATTCCCGATGTGCTTATTACCGATATTCAAATGCCCCTTATTACGGGACTTGAACTGATTGAGCACATTGTAGCCGAAAAACTGCCGATAATCTGCGTTATTTTAACGAGTTATAAAGAATTCGACTACGCGCAAAAAGCCGTCGGCCTCAGTGTATACCGCTATTTACTCAAGCCCGTTGACGAAGGCGAACTTTCCGCCGTTTTGCATGAAATCGAAAAAGAAACCGCCTCGATCGAATATAAAAACCGGCGGCGCGAATGTCTTTCTTTGCAAAAAGGCAAAGGCGAATACGCAAACAAAAAACTTATTTACGCTATCGAAAAGTACATTCTCGAACATCTGCACGAAAACATCAATCAGCAATCGCTCGCGGACAACTTCAAATACACGGCTGCCTATATCAGCCGCGTGTTTAAAAAACACACGGGATTGTCTCCGACGCAGTATCTTATCCGCGCACGGATAGACAAGATGAAAGTCTTACTGAAACAAAACCCGTCCCTGTCCGTTAAAACGATTACCTCACTCATCGGCATTGAAGACCCGCTGTACGTGAGCAAACTTTTCAAAAAAGAAACGGGAATGTCCGTAAGCGAATATAAGAATACATGCAAAATATAG
- a CDS encoding ABC transporter substrate-binding protein codes for MKKIAVGLCVFFLVFGWLFANGQKESEGRAGTIELSLMMPQSSWRDVYADMAAAVKADTGYSVEFQVIPADQFYPLLQTKLATGEVPDIVKYNVPTNNTEMNANETMVDLSNEPWISRLVNPNILKDPQSGKIFALPIESSTFFGGIYYNKAVLKKLGIPDKQPTTWDELLNILRKIKQSGTGIVPVACSEKESWTTQIFMTLGFPISIADKPQIWNQLLTNKIKWSQIPEFKTILDRYNTLFKEGLVNKDHLSFTYDMAKEAVASGEAAMMINGEWVIIDILAKWPNAEIGCWNIPFTDNCDLIATGNYVGGFFVPKKGNSAEARKFLEIWSRPKYQNMLFAAFPGFPGLSDVNGGNVPPAVQNIVDTYIKTGKYVYEMNATMNVASPILSELWKYYVEMTAGMKTPEQVLKAWDVLYTDYMKARKESGF; via the coding sequence ATGAAAAAGATTGCGGTAGGACTGTGTGTTTTTTTTCTGGTATTCGGTTGGTTGTTTGCAAACGGCCAAAAAGAAAGCGAGGGTAGAGCGGGAACGATTGAACTGTCTTTAATGATGCCGCAAAGCAGCTGGCGTGATGTGTATGCGGATATGGCTGCTGCAGTAAAAGCGGATACCGGCTATTCGGTAGAATTTCAGGTAATACCCGCAGATCAATTTTATCCGTTGCTCCAAACAAAACTTGCAACAGGCGAAGTCCCCGATATCGTTAAGTATAATGTTCCTACGAACAATACCGAAATGAACGCGAATGAAACGATGGTGGATTTGAGCAACGAGCCGTGGATATCGCGTTTGGTAAATCCGAATATTTTAAAAGATCCGCAAAGCGGCAAAATCTTCGCCCTGCCCATAGAATCGTCAACTTTTTTCGGCGGCATTTACTATAACAAAGCCGTACTTAAAAAGCTGGGGATTCCGGATAAACAACCGACAACGTGGGATGAATTGCTTAATATCTTGAGAAAGATTAAACAAAGCGGAACCGGAATTGTCCCCGTCGCTTGTTCCGAAAAAGAAAGCTGGACAACGCAAATTTTTATGACCTTGGGCTTTCCCATTTCGATTGCCGACAAGCCTCAGATTTGGAATCAGCTGCTTACGAATAAAATCAAATGGTCCCAGATTCCCGAATTTAAAACCATTCTCGACCGTTATAATACACTGTTCAAGGAAGGGCTGGTAAATAAAGATCACTTGTCTTTTACCTATGATATGGCAAAAGAAGCTGTAGCATCGGGAGAAGCCGCAATGATGATCAACGGCGAATGGGTTATCATTGATATCCTTGCGAAATGGCCTAATGCGGAAATCGGATGCTGGAATATACCCTTTACCGATAATTGTGACCTGATAGCCACCGGTAACTATGTCGGCGGTTTCTTTGTCCCGAAAAAAGGTAATTCCGCAGAGGCTCGGAAATTTCTTGAAATCTGGTCGCGCCCGAAGTACCAAAATATGCTTTTTGCGGCATTTCCCGGATTTCCCGGTTTGTCCGATGTTAACGGAGGGAACGTTCCTCCCGCCGTTCAGAATATTGTTGATACATATATAAAAACCGGCAAATATGTGTATGAAATGAATGCAACAATGAATGTCGCTTCTCCTATATTGTCCGAATTGTGGAAGTATTACGTTGAAATGACGGCCGGAATGAAAACACCCGAACAGGTACTTAAAGCATGGGATGTTTTATATACCGATTATATGAAGGCACGTAAAGAGAGCGGGTTTTAA